From a single Rutidosis leptorrhynchoides isolate AG116_Rl617_1_P2 chromosome 5, CSIRO_AGI_Rlap_v1, whole genome shotgun sequence genomic region:
- the LOC139847569 gene encoding GATA transcription factor 15-like: protein MVDVSDKGLECEDMNNNNNSMSCSKNKNGERCGSSSSSSTSSSDGGSCLIKTCVDCGTTKTPLWRGGPAGPKSLCNACGIRSRKRRRALLGITKEEKKQKKTTICTSDGDSQTSVLTSNNKSNYMGDLCLKKKLMAMSNKVVLQRPRSAITKPRRKICEVEQAALMLMALSYGSIYA from the exons ATGGTGGATGTTAGTGATAAG GGATTGGAGTGTGaggatatgaataataataataatagtatgagCTGTAGCAAGAACAAGAATGGGGAAAGATGtggatcatcatcttcatcatcaacaagTTCATCGGACGGTGGTAGTTGCTTGATCAAAACTTGTGTTGATTGTGGGACCACTAAAACACCTCTCTGGAGAGGTGGCCCTGCTGGTCCAAAG TCTTTATGCAATGCTTGTGGGATCAGAAGCAGAAAAAGGAGAAGAGCACTTTTGGGGAtaacaaaagaagaaaaaaaacaaaagaaaacaacAATTTGTACATCAGATGGAGATAGTCAAACAAGTGTGTTAACCAGCAACAACAAAAGTAACTACATGGGTGATTTGTGTTTAAAGAAGAAATTAATGGCAATGAGCAATAAAGTTGTGTTGCAAAGACCAAGATCTGCTATCACTAAACCGAGGAGAAAGATATGTGAAGTAGAACAAGCTGCACTTATGTTGATGGCTTTATCTTATGGATCGATTTATGCGTAA